A stretch of DNA from Bacillus alveayuensis:
CAATAAGTGAAAGGACAGGTTTAACATTTTCAAAAGAACTAATTCGGGAAATCATCAAGACAGATCATGGAGTGTTGCATAGTGAAATAAATGGAAAGCCATATACGTTAACATTTAAACAAATTCAAGAATTGAAAGGGATATTTTTACTAGCTGTTCCAACAGATAGTTATATGAGTCCGATAAAAAAATTAGCCCATTATACACTTTGGACTGCCATTATTAGTACAGCCATTATGACCATTATGCTTTTATTTGTTGTGCGTAGTATTACTAAGCCGTTAACGATTTTAAGAAATACGATGAAGGAAATTCGAAAAGGGAATATCCAAAAAGATGTGAAAATCAATACATCTATTCCTGAAATTTATTCCTTAATGAAAAGTTTTAATGAAATGATAAGAAACATGCGAATGATGCTGCGAAAGATCAACTCAACGACCGTTGAATTAACGAACACAGGAGAGAATCTAAAAATATCTTCAGAAGAAGTAATGAACTCGAATCAAGCATTATTAAATTCGATTCAAATTGTCAAAAAAGGGGCTGAGCAAACAGCAGATAGCTCAGAAAAAAGCGTAAAATCATTTCAAGATATGAAAAAGATGACCCAGCTAGTGCTTGGTAATATTGACCATCTATATAAACGAGCAAATGATATGAATGAATCAGCCAAAGTTGGTGAGCATGTCATGGCGAATATGATTCAAACAATGGATTCATTTGAACGTGAATTTAATAAGTTAATCGAAACTTTTAAAGGAGTGAAAGACTATTCACTATCTATTACAAAAGTCGTTCACATTATTCAAGAAATTGCTGGAAAAACAAAGCTATTAGCTTTAAATGCAACAATAGAAGCACAAAGAGCTGGAGAGGCAGGGAGAGGTTTTGCTGTTGTGGCAAACGAGGTGCGAAAACTTGCTGAGCAATCTTCAAAGGCAACAGTAGATATTAATCGCTCTGTTACGATGATGGAAGAAATGACGATAAATGCCTCTCAAGAGTTTGAGTGTATGTTCCAAAATATGTTAGAACAATTATCAATTGCCAAACAATCAAGAAATTCTTTCGATCATTTAATGATTGAAATTGAAAAAGTAAATGAAGTATTACGTCAAACTACAAAAAATCTACAAAAGTTTCATCGAATTATTCCTGAAATGGAAAAGGATACAGAAAACCTTTTATCGGTATCACAAGAAACACATGCTAGTGCCGAACAAATGCAAGTAACAGCACATGAGCAAATGGAGCGGATTCATGAAACTCATCATATTGGGTTAAAACTTTCTGAATTAGCCATTCAATTATCTTCCATCTCTAAAAAATTCACAACATCATGACATAAAAAAAGCTATCCCATAAATGTCAAACAGTTTGATGTCTGACACTATAGCTTGGGACAGCTTTTTTTAACCTTGTTTTTTCGGACTAGGTATTTCTTTTAATGTTAAATAAAGGATAATTAGATGTACACACCAATTTATATAAAATTCAAATGGGACTGTTGACTTGAATATATCCATAATCATAAAAAATACGGTTGCAAGGGTTATGGAATAAGCTGAAACTGTCCAAAGCTGTTTGAAATTTAGTTTTTTTCCAAATCGATTTTTCAATAAGATCGCCATAAGTGCTAAAAATGAAATTTCTATGAACTTGACAAAGGATGAGGACAAATACAATAAGAAAAGGAAAACAGATAGAATAATGGGCATTAATTTTGTTAATTGTTGTATAATCTGAATGAGATCTTTTTTCATTAATGTGTTTTCAAACATCGTATATTCAAATGTTTGGGCTTGTCCATTTGTTACGACAACAAATTGATCGGTCAACAATCCAATTGCGTTTCTTCTTTTTTCTAAATCTTTTTTTGTTAAAATCCCTTGGTTATCCAAAACTACAATATAATCACCTTTTTTCACTTCAATTGGCTGATCAACTTCCGATATAAGCTTTCCATTTTTTATAGAGAAATCAGGTAGTTCTTTTTCCATTGTTTCATCCAAACCTTTAAATCCACTAATTATTCCTTGTGAAATATAAACGGCATTTGGTAAAAAGGCAAGGAATGAAAGCAGGAAAGCATACAAAATCGTTTTTCCGATCTTTTGAAACCTTGTCATTGCAATGATTTTTGGTGAATATAAAGACTGAATGAGCTGCAAAACCATATTCATGAGCTATACACATCCTTTAATTTAAA
This window harbors:
- a CDS encoding hypothetical protein (product_source=Hypo-rule applied; pfam=PF06691; superfamily=51306; transmembrane_helix_parts=Inside_1_29,TMhelix_30_52,Outside_53_157,TMhelix_158_189,Inside_190_201,TMhelix_202_219,Outside_220_228,TMhelix_229_246,Inside_247_256) yields the protein MNMVLQLIQSLYSPKIIAMTRFQKIGKTILYAFLLSFLAFLPNAVYISQGIISGFKGLDETMEKELPDFSIKNGKLISEVDQPIEVKKGDYIVVLDNQGILTKKDLEKRRNAIGLLTDQFVVVTNGQAQTFEYTMFENTLMKKDLIQIIQQLTKLMPIILSVFLFLLYLSSSFVKFIEISFLALMAILLKNRFGKKLNFKQLWTVSAYSITLATVFFMIMDIFKSTVPFEFYINWCVHLIILYLTLKEIPSPKKQG
- a CDS encoding methyl-accepting chemotaxis protein (product_source=KO:K03406; cath_funfam=1.10.287.950; cog=COG0840; ko=KO:K03406; pfam=PF00015,PF00672; smart=SM00283,SM00304; superfamily=58104; transmembrane_helix_parts=Outside_1_36,TMhelix_37_59,Inside_60_199,TMhelix_200_222,Outside_223_583) is translated as MFTQIRKNTEIIRKFPQYAGWKKLHRSMNLRFLSFSARLNLFVLILLVSSICIVGFSAYKKASETTYQTIEKRLMREVNMTADMAANLMFAYVGNEKEFYQRFNNQVLPKQSSLLIQDGLPADFFVVKDEQVVPLPISERTGLTFSKELIREIIKTDHGVLHSEINGKPYTLTFKQIQELKGIFLLAVPTDSYMSPIKKLAHYTLWTAIISTAIMTIMLLFVVRSITKPLTILRNTMKEIRKGNIQKDVKINTSIPEIYSLMKSFNEMIRNMRMMLRKINSTTVELTNTGENLKISSEEVMNSNQALLNSIQIVKKGAEQTADSSEKSVKSFQDMKKMTQLVLGNIDHLYKRANDMNESAKVGEHVMANMIQTMDSFEREFNKLIETFKGVKDYSLSITKVVHIIQEIAGKTKLLALNATIEAQRAGEAGRGFAVVANEVRKLAEQSSKATVDINRSVTMMEEMTINASQEFECMFQNMLEQLSIAKQSRNSFDHLMIEIEKVNEVLRQTTKNLQKFHRIIPEMEKDTENLLSVSQETHASAEQMQVTAHEQMERIHETHHIGLKLSELAIQLSSISKKFTTS